A stretch of DNA from Pyxicephalus adspersus chromosome 5, UCB_Pads_2.0, whole genome shotgun sequence:
CAGACATGCTGACTAGCTGCTCATCCGAGAACCTTTCCTCCAGCCTGAGGTGGTGGttgtggtggtgatggtggtggtggacCTGGTGGTGGTGCCCAGAGGCTGCCATTTCCTCGCCTGGGTACTGCTGGCCCCTGAAGCCATCGTAGCcttggtggtgatggtggtggtgatgggggtTGCCTATCAGAGCTTCCACGGCATCCTCCGGGGTGAGGTTGAGGGCTTCGGGGTTGATGTGGTGCTGGTAGTTGGACATCCAGTAAAGGTCCTCCAGCTGCGGCTTGTTGGCTGTGTTGGGGTTGTTAGGGTTCACGTTGGGCTGTGCCCCAGGGCTGGGGGCGCAGAAGCTGGGGGAAGACGGCACGGACGAACAAGGGGTGCTGATTGGAGTGGAAGACAAGGATCCGGGTGGCAGGCGGTGGCAGAATCGGTCAGCTTCTGGGGGTTCCTTCTTCACCTCAAATTTCATCAGATCAAAGTCATTGACATACTCGATGGCGAGAGGGCTGTTGGGCAAGTCTGCGCTCATAGCCAGATCAGAGGCCATCTCAGTCCATATAAGAGATGTCACTGTCACTACAGGGGCTACAATTTAGGAGCTCCACGCCCCCTTGCTGGTGGGTCTGCACACAGCAGCCTGCAGGAGGACGAGCTTGTTCCttgtgagatgtcaccagcagcagcagcaggggggTCCTGGTCTGTCAGACCCTCTCTGTAAGTCTTTCAGGAGTAAAGGGGTCTGCAGGGACTTTGCAGGAACTGAGTCCCCCCACAGTTTGCAGTTAAGTTACAAAGGAATTGAGTCCTCCTGGCTTGGGGTCTCAGGCAGTTTGTGTTGAGGTTATCAGGCAGTTGTGCAGTTTTCAGAGAGGCTGCGCAGAGTCCCCTTCCAGCAGATGGGGTGTCAGGGAGTTTGTAGTGAGGTTGTGCAGAGTCCTCTGGCAGTGTGTGCAGTGCATTGATCACAGGGTACTTGCATGCTCTATCAGGACAGGCTCTGCTCTGTCTGTTCTCTGTATTTCCTCTGATAATCTGCAGGCTTGTCAGCTGCACAGCCTCTGTACTGAGGGATCAAAGCTGCAACTCTGCCCTTTAACAAGGCAATGTGCCTGGCCACGCCTGCTTAGGTGTGGGGATCCCTTCAAGGGCCAATCACAGACCCTCATTGCCCTTTTCATTTACATATCTCTGTAGCAACGCAAGTGAGGGGCTGTCAATCTCCTGGGGGGGACAGCTGGAAGGTAAAAAAAGAGCAACATGGGCCCTCTAGCGGTGACAGGAGAGTACTGCGCCTGAACAGGTACAATGTGTGAAATGTGAACATGGAACATGCTAATATAAACTTACTTAGAAATATAAAAACGGAAAATAGGAACATAGTTGTCCCACTTAATtatgtaattttgtgtttttattctggGTGTGTACCTTTACATTAAAACACAGCACATGATGAGAGAGGTTGTTTATAGGCTTTTGCTTATATAGACACCAAGTACATGTTTCATTTAATAGACATGTTAAacaatctttttacatttctcttatttttttgtttgatgttgGTGCCTGCTTCCTTCTGTGTCCCTCTATATATCCTCCTGCCCTACTATATGAGGGGAGACTTTTCATATTTgtgcatgtaatatttttttatgtatattgacattttttgtatctttgtaatTGAATATTACTATGTATGtactatatttttaattgtagaatTAATTCCCCCAAAtccatgaaacgcgttgggtcACATGCATGTGTGATTTGCATGGCTTTTTTTGTACTGACTtgattttaatgttatattaagaaaatttatttaaaaaaaaagttattgatatGATGATCAGTTATCTCAACCTTATGGACATGTACTAGATATGCAAACTGATTGCCTTTATTCTCCTCTTTGTTTAATCTCCGGGATGTGGCattattcagaatttattgtGGGCTATCCTGCGCTTGTTTTTTACTTTGGGTGTGAAATATGAATATGTAACTTTAAATTGTATTACTTATACTTATAAGAATACAAAATTGCAGCCTGAGCAAGCTAAGCGNNNNNNNNNNNNNNNNNNNNNNNNNNNNNNNNNNNNNNNNNNNNNNNNNNNNNNNNNNNNNNNNNNNNNNNNNNNNNNNNNNNNNNNNNNNNNNNNNNNNNNNNNNNNNNNNNNNNNNNNNNNNNNNNNNNNNNNNNNNNNNNNNNNNNNNNNNNNNNNNNNNNNNNNNNNNNNNNNNNNNNNNNNNNNNNNNNNNNNNNNNNNNNNNNNNNNNNNNNNNNNNNNNNNNNNNNNNNNNNNNNNNNNNNNNNNNNNNNNNNNNNNNNNNNNNNNNNNNNNNNNNNNNNNNNNNNNNNNNNNNNNNNNNNNNNNNNNNNNNNNNNNNNNNNNNNNNNNNNNNNNNNNNNNNNNNNNNNNNNNNNNNNNNNNNNNNNNNNNNNNNNNNNNNNNNNNNNNNNNNNNNNNNNNNNNNNNNNNNNNNNNNNNNNNNNNNNNNNNNNNNNNNNNNNNNNNNNNNNNNNNNNNNNNNNNNNNNNNNNNNNNNNNNCCCCTGCTGGTAGCAGTGTGTATGTCACCAATAGGAGAGCTGCCTGGGGATATTATTGTTTCTTATCCATTTAGACAGCCTGCGCACTTTGAACATGGAATGAGAATTGGAATCACCAATACTGTAAAAGCAGAACCTGAAATTGTAATGagcaaatacagatttttgctttttttatttgt
This window harbors:
- the MAFA gene encoding transcription factor MafA; translated protein: MASDLAMSADLPNSPLAIEYVNDFDLMKFEVKKEPPEADRFCHRLPPGSLSSTPISTPCSSVPSSPSFCAPSPGAQPNVNPNNPNTANKPQLEDLYWMSNYQHHINPEALNLTPEDAVEALIGNPHHHHHHHQGYDGFRGQQYPGEEMAASGHHHQVHHHHHHHNHHLRLEERFSDEQLVSMSVRELNRQLRGFSKEEVIRLKQKRRTLKNRGYAQSCRYKRVQQRHILETEKCQLQSQVEQLKQEVSRLAKERDLYKDKYEKLASRSFTARESPQQQSNPGKSAPDFFI